The following are encoded together in the Apium graveolens cultivar Ventura unplaced genomic scaffold, ASM990537v1 ctg8079, whole genome shotgun sequence genome:
- the LOC141704650 gene encoding uncharacterized protein LOC141704650, whose translation MAFVKDFISTNKISFCALLETHVKKENFGFISSNIAPRFSWLNNYDFHYNGRIWLGWDSSLWKVNLIRASAQHLSCLVSRFDGSCNCVVTAIYAYNDVIDRRALWTDLYNLSSDGGIDLDSLPWCLLGDFNAFLADDESTGAQHGRNVAMMEFKHCVQQLGVTDLQYRGKFFTWWDGNISEPLHRKLDRVLVNAKWLEVFDLSSVTFLPRGLSDHSPAVIHLGVPKTRICKPFQIFNHLIEHEDFLKVVAMAWDLDVAGSPWFRLTSKLKGVKHALKSLNREVGNLHQEVNAARQDLADFQSHLNIVPTYSQCVEERSLISKLGSALLKEETLLKQKSRINWLNKGDGNNRYFFNSCKGRWNTNKLLSLEDDLGVIHTTHKDISRTAVEYFTNLVGVMD comes from the coding sequence ATGGCCTTCGTCAAGGATTTTATTAGCACCAATAAAATTAGCTTCTGTGCTCTCCTTGAAACTCATGTCAAAAAGGAAAATTTTGGTTTTATTTCTTCGAATATTGCTCCTAGATTTAGTTGGCTTAATAACTATGATTTCCATTATAATGGCAGAATTTGGCTTGGTTGGGACTCTTCTCTCTGGAAGGTTAATCTCATTCGAGCTTCAGCTCAGCATCTATCTTGTCTTGTTTCTAGATTTGACggatcttgtaactgtgtggtcACGGCCATTTATGCCTATAATGATGTTATTGACCGAAGGGCATTATGGACCGATTTGTATAATCTGAGCTCGGATGGGGGTATTGACTTGGATAGCCTACCTTGGTGCTTATTGGGTGATTTTAATGCGTTTTTGGCTGATGATGAAAGTACGGGAGCTCAGCATGGTAGAAATGTGGCTATGATGGAGTTTAAGCACTGTGTGCAACAATTAGGGGTTACAGATTTGCAATATAGGGGGAAATTTTTCACTTGGTGGGATGGCAATATCTCTGAACCTCTCCATAGAAAGCTGGATAGAGTCTTGGTTAATGCTAAATGGTTGGAAGTGTTTGATCTATCGTCTGTCACCTTTTTGCCTCGAGGCCTCTCTGATCACAGCCCTGCGGTTATTCACCTTGGTGTTCCGAAAACTCGTATCTGCAAACCTTTCCAAATTTTTAATCACCTCATTGAGCatgaagatttcttgaaagtgGTTGCCATGGCATGGGATTTGGATGTGGCTGGTTCACCTTGGTTTAGGCTAACGTCTAAATTGAAAGGTGTTAAGCATGCTCTCAAATCGTTGAATAGAGAAGTGGGAAACTTACATCAGGAGGTTAATGCCGCAAGACAAGACTTAGCTGATTTTCAAAGTCATTTAAACATTGTTCCTACTTACTCTCAATGTGTTGAGGAAAGGTCCTTAATTTCTAAACTAGGTTCTGCTCTTCTCAAAGAAGAAACTCTTCTTAAGCAAAAATCTAGGATCAATTGGCTTAACAAAGGTGATGGCAATAATAGGTACTTCTTTAATTCTTGCAAGGGTAGATGGAACACTAACAAACTGTTGAGTTTGGAGGATGATTTAGGGGTCATTCACACAACTCACAAAGACATTTCGAGAACAGCAGTGGAGTACTTTACCAATTTGGTgggtgttatggattaa